In Chryseobacterium shigense, the following proteins share a genomic window:
- a CDS encoding GNAT family N-acetyltransferase: MKNTRKATIQDLNQLAGLFDQYRIFYHKESDISSAGNFLQERINNKDSEIFVSEKDGELTGFVQLYPIFSSTRMQRYWLLNDLYVNENHRGKGYSKELIDEAKQLCRSSNACGVLLETGKSNDVGNRLYPACGFELYDAVNFYEWTNREN; encoded by the coding sequence ATGAAAAATACCAGAAAAGCTACCATTCAAGACCTGAATCAGTTGGCAGGGCTGTTTGACCAGTACAGAATTTTTTATCACAAAGAATCAGATATTTCTTCTGCTGGAAACTTTCTACAGGAAAGAATTAACAATAAAGATTCCGAAATATTTGTTTCAGAAAAAGATGGTGAACTTACGGGATTTGTTCAACTTTATCCTATATTTTCCTCCACAAGAATGCAGCGTTACTGGCTGCTGAACGATCTTTATGTAAATGAAAACCACAGAGGAAAAGGCTATTCCAAAGAACTGATTGATGAAGCAAAACAACTTTGCAGATCATCAAACGCCTGCGGAGTCCTTCTGGAAACAGGAAAAAGCAATGATGTAGGGAACCGGTTATATCCCGCATGCGGCTTCGAGCTTTATGATGCTGTGAACTTTTATGAATGGACGAACAGAGAGAATTAA
- a CDS encoding nuclear transport factor 2 family protein yields MRRIQLFLILSFFSQIAYSQVKTTDELYKTAKKLDSLIFDIGFNKCDLSHYDTVISDDLEFYHDKGGITEGKTAFIASIKNNICGSPNKVRRDLVPNSMKVYPLYSNNALYAFVQEGEHEFFEFSNAKWVKGSRAKFTILWLLENKQWKMKRVLSYDHHL; encoded by the coding sequence ATGAGAAGGATTCAGTTATTTTTAATCTTAAGCTTTTTCAGCCAGATTGCATATTCTCAGGTAAAAACTACCGATGAATTGTATAAAACAGCTAAAAAGCTGGACAGCCTGATATTTGATATAGGATTTAATAAATGCGATCTTTCTCATTATGATACTGTCATCAGTGATGATCTGGAATTTTATCATGATAAAGGCGGAATCACAGAGGGAAAGACAGCTTTCATTGCTTCCATTAAAAACAATATCTGCGGAAGTCCGAATAAAGTAAGAAGAGATCTTGTTCCCAACAGCATGAAAGTTTACCCGTTATACAGCAATAATGCCCTGTATGCTTTTGTACAGGAAGGAGAGCATGAATTTTTTGAATTTTCCAATGCAAAATGGGTGAAAGGAAGCCGTGCAAAATTTACTATTTTATGGCTTCTGGAGAATAAACAGTGGAAAATGAAAAGAGTACTGAGTTACGACCATCATTTATAA